The Styela clava chromosome 2, kaStyClav1.hap1.2, whole genome shotgun sequence genome contains a region encoding:
- the LOC120336125 gene encoding carbohydrate sulfotransferase 1-like has product MNIRSVFYKLEHVKLRTVFFVFVASFTGLIISWTTFVTNNYHDSHDFLALTRLRRLLSGPSPRNVVIIVSNRRSGTTFLGKIFSQKQESFYLFEPLLPYTTECNTLKDERVTTLTKFLDCNFSSVYEDYEKALKITGYSDKYSKCMQHTTCFADKNGALLDDYSQLCGNKQNTLGDEYFDPESEECGYPLKPHLLSELCNSASIVAYKIVRVCSLEMLEPLYRHLTMRGHRVFVIHLLRDPRAVLASRLQLGLDGLNKTTFLKETRSLCERYRTNINYANRMNISEKKEIGSYEENVVTDGRYMRIRYEDFVSDAVGVAYKIYDFMDSDLPPEVESWIRSSQVHSGTLIQQAAQRKDKSLREKATQRLGELVHPFGTTRDPNKVLRKWRWFFTFQYIEIVQQECRDVMKELNYDQFHSYKDLLNFSMPSYH; this is encoded by the exons ATGAATATAAGAAGTGTATTCTACAAACTTGAGCATGTAAAATTACGTACTGTATTTTTCGTATTTGTTGCTTCGTTCACCGGACTTATTATTTCTTGGACGACTTTTGTGACTAACAATTATCACGATAGTCACGACTTCTTAGCGTTAACTCGCTTACGTCGATTATTGAGTGGGCCTTCTCCCAGAAATGTTGTCATTATCGTTTCAAATCGCCGTTCGGGAACAACGTTTTTAGGGAAAATATTTAGTCAAAAACAggaaagtttttatttgttcgAACCGCTTCTTCCCTATACAACGGAATGTAATACGCTGAAAGATGAACGAGTTACCACACTGACAAAATTCCTGGACTGCAATTTTTCATCTGTCTATGAAGATTATGAAAAAGCTTTAAAAATAACTGGATATTcagacaaatattcaaaatgtatGCAACATACTACTTGCTTTGCGGATAAAAATGGGGCATTGCTAGATGACTATTCTCAACTCTGTGGCAATAAACAAAATACATTGGGTGATGAATATTTTGACCCGGAGTCCGAAGAATGCGGTTATCCACTTAAACCACATCTCCTTTCTGAATTGTGCAATTCAGCGAGTATTGTAGCTTACAAAATTGTTCGTGTATGCTCGTTAGAAATGCTGGAGCCGTTATACAGACATCTCACTATGAGAGGACACCGAGTATTTGTTATTCATCTTCTTCGAGACCCGAG GGCCGTTTTGGCGTCCAGATTACAACTCGGATTAGATGGATTAAATAAGACCACGTTCCTAAAAGAAACTAGATCTTTATGTGAAAGATACAGAACAAATATTAATTATGCAAATCGAatgaatatttctgaaaaaaaagaaatag GTTCATACGAGGAGAACGTTGTCACTGACGGCCGTTATATGAGAATAAGATATGAAGATTTTGTGTCGGACGCGGTTGGAGTTGCTTACAAAATATATGA TTTTATGGACAGTGATCTTCCACCAGAGGTTGAATCATGGATTCGTAGTTCTCAAGTGCACTCTGGCACTCTGATACAGCAAGCCGCGCAGAGAAAAGACAAGTCACTAAGAGAAAAG GCTACACAACGTCTGGGAGAATTAGTCCACCCGTTTGGCACAACAAGAGATCCCAACAAAGTTTTACGGAAATGGAGATGGTTTTTCACATTTCAGTACATTGAAATCGTGCAGCAAGAATGTCGAGACGTAATGAAGGAGCTCAATTATGATCAATTTCACTCGTATAaagatttattgaatttttcaatgCCATCTTACCAttga
- the LOC120336635 gene encoding cilia- and flagella-associated protein 251-like, with product MSDAEKIENPQTEENALHLSDSGQKEDNPETEENPSTNQPPQEGVVEAETGPKDSSENETVAPEDRDNPAEEINKPEEVETKKEEVAVDKEVTDKIEEDKTEDRDVEKITEETKDEEKPAEEVSEIQELPGQDIIKKEDSQDKNDTDGDEVQVSEQQEEKQAEEKEENIPSQEEEVNRSPQMDEGGDNEPVESKETIEAAEQPITKSEGLLEPSAGPPTEESPSKLEEQPTAPPPPPPIVKSAVETASAKDILVTYREAEQTQPLSLNWTFGFNRHIGCLNLSDTSRNLVMYASSHVAVLLDFENHVQKLLLGHANAITCFDCSSDKRWLVTADKGENSSVIVWDSYTGIPVQSIFTVLGDQGTVAVAMSSDAKYIITVSAEKIQTVSVWDWTSVSNEPICSVKLQSAFGVQSRVQFCADDNEQFVTNSDSQVVFFSWASGKLEYHAPYLSDDVFNRAVGLYSQTIYQVDSRQALTGTSQGNIVVWDPERPNVKYGQDKISPIHKRALKLVRLQDRAITTVTQTNGYIVTGDVTGAIKFYDSTLNLINWYNKGMQIGPVTSISFKYNPEFNVEILAETKTFPEDATIPANPFIVRDFTVSTKHAEIFIVNTEGSEFHHILREHDAAVHAIATSSTKPWICIGSYAGLLKIWNYDTKQCMVSRVFEKGNNIQCLAFDMLGLQVAVGMTNGTVHILDTISLTNVVGKPFRYARDAVTHIAFSHDSKYLATADADLATTVFEYETDYGWKYLGRYRAHYKPIQDLSFGVALDSNSPRLLTLGEDRTLVEYDLPNSSKDDLRLLSVDRIEQSAVPSCLAWYPDVTKESFLVTANDQYKFKLYNTTTKMCRKTLLAPTYGSSIRKILPLPVDKREPNNKTRLLAYISKYKVGLQILPLDGNPHKSVALVGHPNGISHLACSHDGRYLFTAGGKDSCVHMWSASVKALEAAAALGGDGLVPFYGLLEGGVDGELFAELENYFYFAQLRSQSIDTTESREVSTVIPLDQIPFVMRALGFYPSEQEIEDMLNEVKFSEYVETGQYVSVINLGDFIKLYVNHRPAFGLSPDEIQKAFNTLGIVSVPGESNIAKLDLYNILQRKGEHMTEQELSDHLATLLGINAEGGSTDFTQTYDDETTSDFLDSILPGQITASMFSEEILGLPVYDAQQ from the coding sequence ATGTCGGACGCAGAAAAGATAGAGAATCCTCAGACAGAGGAAAATGCTCTTCACCTGTCTGACTCTGGACAAAAAGAAGATAATCCTGAAACAGAGGAAAACCCTTCAACAAATCAACCTCCTCAAGAAGGTGTGGTAGAGGCCGAAACAGGGCCCAAAGACTCCAGTGAAAATGAAACTGTGGCACCAGAGGACAGGGATAATCCAGCAGAGGAAATTAATAAACcagaagaagttgaaaccaaaAAGGAGGAAGTAGCAGTTGATAAGGAGGTAACAGATAAAATAGAAGAGGATAAAACTGAAGACAGGGATGTAGAGAAGATAACCGAAGAAACGAAGGATGAAGAAAAACCTGCAGAAGAAGTTTCAGAAATACAAGAACTGCCAGGGCAAGATATCATAAAAAAAGAAGATTCACAGGATAAAAATGATACAGATGGCGATGAGGTGCAAGTCTCTGAGCAACAGGAAGAAAAACAAGCAGAAGAAAAGGAGGAAAACATACCTTCTCAAGAAGAGGAAGTAAATAGGAGCCCTCAAATGGATGAAGGTGGGGATAATGAACCTGTTGAAAGTAAGGAAACAATTGAGGCCGCTGAACAACCCATCACTAAAAGTGAAGGTTTATTGGAACCTTCGGCCGGACCACCAACAGAGGAATCACCCAGTAAATTGGAAGAACAACCAACTGCACCTCCTCCCCCTCCGCCGATAGTAAAATCTGCTGTCGAAACTGCAAGTGCGAAAGATATTTTGGTTACATACAGGGAAGCAGAGCAAACTCAACCATTAAGCCTTAATTGGACTTTTGGTTTTAATCGTCATATTGGATGTCTTAATTTATCTGATACATCTAGAAACCTTGTGATGTATGCATCATCTCATGTGGCTGTTCTTCTTGATTTTGAAAACCATGTCCAGAAGCTTTTACTTGGTCATGCGAATGCTATCACTTGTTTTGATTGTAGTAGCGATAAACGTTGGCTTGTCACTGCAGATAAGGGTGAGAATAGCTCTGTTATTGTCTGGGACTCATACACAGGAATACCTGTTCAATCAATTTTCACTGTTCTTGGAGATCAAGGAACTGTTGCAGTTGCAATGTCATCCGATGCAAAATACATTATAACAGTCAGTgctgaaaaaattcaaacagtCAGTGTTTGGGATTGGACATCTGTTTCAAATGAGCCGATTTGTTCCGTGAAACTGCAAAGTGCTTTTGGTGTTCAATCTCGCGTACAATTTTGTGCAGATGACAATGAGCAATTTGTGACAAATAGTGATAGCCAAGTTGTATTCTTTTCTTGGGCATCTGGAAAACTTGAATACCATGCGCCCTATCTGTCAGATGATGTTTTCAATCGTGCAGTTGGGTTGTATAGTCAAACCATATATCAAGTTGATTCAAGGCAAGCATTGACTGGAACTTCACAAGGAAATATAGTGGTGTGGGATCCTGAGCGACCAAATGTGAAATATGGCCAGGATAAAATTTCACCAATACACAAACGCGCTTTGAAATTGGTAAGATTGCAAGACCGAGCAATAACAACTGTGACACAAACAAATGGATACATTGTCACTGGTGACGTTACTGGTGCTATCAAGTTTTATGATTCAACATTGAACTTGATCAATTGGTACAACAAAGGAATGCAAATTGGTCCTGTAACATCTATATCATTTAAATACAATCCAGAATTTAATGTTGAAATTCTAGCAGAAACCAAGACATTTCCTGAAGATGCCACCATCCCCGCTAATCCATTTATTGTCAGGGATTTCACTGTATCTACGAAGCATGCTGAAATATTTATTGTCAATACTGAAGGAAGTGAATTCCATCATATATTGCGTGAACATGATGCAGCTGTCCATGCAATTGCAACATCTTCTACCAAACCATGGATTTGTATTGGTAGTTACGCAggattattaaaaatttggaattatgATACAAAACAGTGCATGGTGTCAAGAGTGTTTGAAAAAGGTAACAACATACAATGCCTTGCTTTTGATATGTTAGGTTTGCAAGTTGCTGTTGGAATGACTAATGGTACAGTTCATATTCTTGACACTATCAGTTTGACAAACGTTGTGGGCAAGCCATTCCGGTATGCCAGAGATGCTGTCACTCATATTGCTTTCTCACACGATTCTAAGTATCTCGCCACGGCAGATGCAGATTTAGCAACCACTGTATTTGAATATGAAACAGACTATGGGTGGAAGTATTTAGGACGATATCGAGCTCATTACAAGCCCATCCAGGATCTTTCATTCGGAGTAGCATTGGATTCCAACTCACCCCGATTGCTGACATTGGGAGAGGATAGAACATTAGTGGAATATGATCTGCCGAATAGTTCTAAAGATGATCTACGGTTATTGTCAGTGGATCGTATAGAACAAAGTGCTGTTCCCAGTTGTTTGGCATGGTATCCTGATGTCACAAAAGAAAGTTTTCTAGTTACAGCAAATGATCAATACAAATTCAAATTATacaacacaacaacaaaaatgtgtAGAAAAACTCTACTTGCTCCAACATATGGATCATCAATACGCAAGATACTTCCGCTTCCTGTTGACAAACGGGAGCCAAACAATAAAACAAGACTTCTTGCTTATATCAGCAAATATAAGGTTGGGTTACAAATTTTGCCTCTTGATGGCAATCCACATAAGTCTGTTGCACTGGTCGGACATCCAAATGGAATTTCTCACTTAGCTTGCTCTCATGATGGTCGATATCTGTTCACAGCAGGAGGGAAAGACTCTTGTGTTCATATGTGGTCTGCTTCAGTCAAGGCTCTGGAGGCCGCTGCAGCATTAGGCGGTGATGGTCTTGTACCATTTTATGGACTTTTGGAAGGCGGGGTAGATGGAGAACTTTTTGCAGaattggaaaattatttttactttgCTCAGTTACGTAGCCAAAGCATCGACACTACTGAATCAAGAGAGGTGTCAACGGTTATACCACTGGATCAAATCCCATTTGTCATGCGTGCCCTAGGATTTTATCCTTCTGAACAGGAGATAGAAGACATGCTCAATGAGGTTAAATTTTCTGAATATGTTGAAACCGGGCAGTACGTCTCAGTGATCAATCTTGgtgattttattaaattatacgTCAACCACAGACCTGCATTCGGTCTTTCACCAGATGAAATACAGAAAGCATTCAATACTTTGGGCATAGTTTCGGTGCCAGGAGAATCAAATATCGCAAAACTAGATTTGTACAATATCCTGCAGCGGAAAGGAGAACATATGACAGAACAAGAACTTTCTGATCATCTGGCCACCCTTCTTGGCATAAATGCTGAAGGTGGAAGCACAGATTTTACCCAAACTTATGATGATGAAACAACAAGTGACTTTCTCGATAGTATTCTTCCTGGGCAAATTACAGCGTCCATGTTCTCTGAGGAAATTTTGGGCTTACCTGTTTATGACGCTCAACAGTGA